A window of Primulina tabacum isolate GXHZ01 chromosome 4, ASM2559414v2, whole genome shotgun sequence contains these coding sequences:
- the LOC142543297 gene encoding uncharacterized protein LOC142543297, producing MELMIHTKQTHQDFCLFRHKTSRQSKDVNILYSKFGAVVWKKHCSRNIRSARTQVWTVSKIETFNANNGVFRLSDVEGSTHGPGNPSHSFEEFESNNHLRRLVRNGELDEGFNHLETMVYGGAIPDIIPCTSLIRGFCRIGKTSKATRIMEILEESGAVPDVITYNVLISGYCKSGEIYKALNMLDRMSVAPDVVTYNTILRSLCDSGKLKQAMEVLDSQLQKECYPDVITYTILIEATCKENGVEQAMKLLDEMRSKGCKPDVVTYNVLVNGICKEGRLDEAIKLLNDMPSYGIQANVITHNIILRSMCSTGRWMDAEKLLADMLRKGCSPSVVTFNILINFLCRKGLLGRAIDILEKMPKYGCTPNSLSYNPLLHGFCKEKKMHRAIEYLEIMVSRGCYPDIVTYNTLLTALCKDRKVDSAVEILNQLTSKGCSPVLITYNTVIDGLSKMGKTEHAMKLLFEMRERGLQPDIITYSSLVGGLSREGKVEEAIKFFQDLENSGVSPNALTYNSIMLGLCKARQTDRAIDFLAHMVTKGCKPNESTYTILIEGLAYEGFTKVALDLLNELCSRGVVKKSCAEHVVVKL from the coding sequence ATGGAATTAATGATTCACACAAAGCAGACCCACCAAGATTTCTGCTTATTTCGTCACAAAACCTCCAGGCAGAGCAAAGATGTTAACATTCTATATTCCAAGTTTGGCGCGGTTGTGTGGAAGAAACATTGTTCAAGAAATATAAGGAGTGCTCGCACTCAGGTTTGGACCGTTTCAAAGATTGAAACTTTTAATGCAAATAATGGTGTGTTTCGGCTGTCGGATGTGGAGGGAAGCACACATGGACCGGGGAACCCATCTCATAGCTTTGAGGAGTTTGAGAGTAATAACCATCTGCGCCGGCTGGTTAGGAATGGGGAGTTGGATGAAGGTTTCAATCATCTTGAAACCATGGTTTACGGCGGTGCCATTCCTGATATTATCCCTTGTACGAGTTTGATTCGTGGGTTCTGTAGAATTGGGAAAACTAGTAAAGCTACCAGGATTATGGAGATTCTTGAGGAATCGGGGGCTGTTCCTGATGTTATAACTTATAATGTGTTGATTAGTGGGTATTGTAAGTCGGGGGAGATATATAAGGCCTTGAATATGTTGGACCGGATGAGTGTTGCCCCAGATGTGGTTACATACAATACAATCCTAAGAAGTTTGTGCGATAGTGGGAAGTTGAAACAAGCCATGGAAGTTCTTGATAGTCAACTGCAAAAGGAATGCTATCCAGATGTGATAACGTACACGATATTGATTGAAGCCACTTGTAAGGAAAATGGGGTGGAACAGGCTATGAAGCTCTTGGACGAGATGCGAAGTAAAGGTTGTAAACCTGATGTAGTTACATATAATGTCCTTGTCAATGGCATTTGCAAGGAAGGGAGATTGGATGAGGCCATCAAATTATTGAATGATATGCCTTCTTATGGTATCCAGGCAAATGTAATCACACACAACATTATCTTACGCAGTATGTGCAGTACTGGGAGGTGGATGGACGCTGAGAAACTTCTGGCTGATATGCTTAGAAAAGGCTGTTCGCCGAGTGTTGTAACCTTTAACATTTTGATTAATTTCTTGTGTAGGAAGGGACTACTGGGACGAGCCATTGATATTCTGGAGAAGATGCCTAAATATGGGTGTACTCCAAACTCCTTAAGTTATAATCCACTGCTTCATGGCTTCTGCAAAGAAAAGAAGATGCATAGAGCTATTGAGTATCTAGAGATAATGGTATCCCGAGGGTGTTATCCAGATATTGTGACTTATAATACGCTGCTAACAGCTTTATGCAAAGATAGGAAGGTTGATAGTGCTGTTGAGATTCTTAATCAGCTGACTAGTAAAGGATGTTCTCCTGTTTTGATCACCTATAACACCGTGATCGATGGTCTATCAAAGATGGGAAAGACAGAACATGCTATGAAACTGTTGTTTGAGATGCGTGAAAGAGGCCTTCAACCTGATATTATTACCTATTCTTCACTTGTGGGAGGACTTAGTAGAGAAGGAAAGGTTGAGGAGGCCATCAAGTTCTTTCAAGACTTGGAAAATTCGGGTGTAAGCCCAAATGCTCTCACTTACAACTCTATCATGTTAGGACTTTGTAAGGCACGTCAAACAGATCGCGCAATTGAT